A single Deinococcus sp. Leaf326 DNA region contains:
- a CDS encoding DUF4142 domain-containing protein: MNKVIPLALLIAATSASAAGLNATDTGFLAKAVRGNNFEVEAAKIALQMSRSETNRAFARQMIADHAKLGAQVKAAVAQADPRMKLPMTVTYKQWDMLKSLKTSGRGFDRMYRMQMINSHRETYNLFNQYSQSRYANAGLRRVVSAAKPVVHMHWNHAFNLAQ; the protein is encoded by the coding sequence ATGAACAAAGTCATTCCGCTGGCCCTGCTGATTGCCGCCACATCCGCCTCCGCTGCTGGCCTGAATGCCACCGATACGGGCTTCCTCGCCAAGGCGGTGCGCGGCAATAACTTTGAAGTCGAGGCAGCCAAAATTGCCCTGCAGATGTCGCGCTCGGAGACCAACCGCGCCTTCGCCCGCCAGATGATCGCTGACCACGCCAAGCTGGGCGCGCAGGTCAAGGCTGCTGTGGCCCAGGCCGATCCTCGCATGAAGCTGCCGATGACCGTGACCTATAAGCAGTGGGACATGCTCAAGTCACTCAAGACGTCGGGCCGGGGTTTCGACCGGATGTACCGCATGCAGATGATCAACAGCCACCGCGAGACCTACAACCTCTTCAACCAGTACAGCCAGTCCAGGTACGCTAACGCGGGTCTGCGCCGTGTTGTCTCGGCCGCGAAGCCTGTCGTGCACATGCACTGGAACCACGCGTTCAATCTGGCTCAGTAA